Proteins co-encoded in one Haloarcula pelagica genomic window:
- a CDS encoding DUF7522 family protein, giving the protein MSPDILSDELADSIVTTARTATGDSLRSVTYFTRANYEQLYLRGDLEQDADLNDFVGHEWQGYKQTENAYQESELGDYRFTVRAFENGYLLRVATERQGVLITTDGLSMNSYEEIADAIDKLLREQSGKE; this is encoded by the coding sequence ATGAGCCCGGATATCCTCTCGGACGAGCTCGCCGACAGTATCGTCACGACCGCGCGGACGGCGACCGGCGACTCGCTGCGCTCTGTCACTTACTTCACTCGCGCGAACTACGAGCAGCTCTATCTGCGGGGCGATCTCGAACAGGACGCCGACCTCAACGACTTCGTCGGCCACGAGTGGCAGGGGTACAAACAGACCGAGAACGCCTACCAGGAGTCCGAACTGGGCGACTATCGGTTCACGGTTCGGGCCTTCGAGAACGGCTACCTCCTGCGGGTGGCGACCGAGCGCCAGGGCGTGCTCATCACGACCGACGGGCTGTCGATGAACTCCTACGAGGAGATCGCCGACGCGATCGACAAGCTCCTGCGCGAGCAGTCCGGCAAGGAGTGA
- the gpmI gene encoding 2,3-bisphosphoglycerate-independent phosphoglycerate mutase — protein sequence MQVGLVILDGWGLNPDEDTRDAVAAAETPNFDRYWAAGAHSTLETHGRRVGLPEGQMGNSEVGHLNIGAGRVVKQDSARVSDSIARSRGESPPDDDAEDPPFFENETIRSAFEHAEATDGRVHFMGLVSDGGVHSYQDHLHALIELAGERGTDAVTHAFTDGRDTSPTGGEQYLTELEAHADDHGTGHVATVCGRYYAMDRDQNWDRTRRAYDAIVDRAGDHHTEDAVSAATDSYERDTTDEFIEPTTVSDHAGLADGDAVIFFNFRADRARQLTRMLGDIRPEDWGADTSPPEIRLVTMTEYDATFGVPVAFPPNQPEDVLGEVLSENGRTQVRLAESEKYPHVTYFLNGGREVEFEGEMRQIVESPDVPTYDRQPEMSAPEVTDTAIQFIEDEDPDAMVLNYANPDMVGHTGDFDAAVAAVEAVDEQLGRLVAAINAAGGHVLLCADHGNADDMGTAEDPHTAHTTNPVPFIYLSPDGTADGKTAREGGTLADLAPTMLALMGIEQPAAMTGESLVE from the coding sequence ATGCAAGTCGGGCTCGTCATCCTCGACGGCTGGGGGCTCAATCCGGACGAAGACACGCGGGACGCCGTCGCCGCGGCCGAGACACCGAACTTCGACCGCTACTGGGCGGCCGGCGCCCACTCGACGCTCGAGACCCACGGTCGCCGGGTCGGCCTCCCGGAGGGCCAGATGGGCAACTCCGAGGTCGGTCACCTGAACATCGGGGCCGGCCGGGTCGTCAAGCAGGACTCGGCCCGGGTCTCCGACAGCATCGCCCGCTCGCGTGGCGAGAGTCCGCCCGACGACGACGCAGAAGACCCGCCGTTCTTCGAGAACGAGACGATCCGCTCGGCGTTCGAACACGCCGAGGCCACCGACGGGCGCGTCCACTTCATGGGGCTGGTCTCGGACGGCGGCGTCCACTCCTACCAGGACCACCTCCACGCGTTGATCGAACTGGCCGGCGAGCGTGGGACCGACGCCGTCACTCACGCCTTCACCGACGGCCGGGACACCTCACCGACCGGCGGCGAACAGTACCTCACCGAACTCGAAGCCCACGCCGACGACCACGGCACGGGCCACGTCGCCACCGTCTGTGGCCGCTACTACGCCATGGACCGGGACCAGAACTGGGACCGGACCCGCCGGGCCTACGACGCCATCGTCGACCGGGCGGGCGACCACCACACCGAGGACGCCGTCTCCGCGGCGACCGACTCCTACGAGCGGGACACGACCGACGAGTTCATCGAGCCCACGACCGTCAGCGACCACGCCGGCCTGGCCGACGGCGACGCGGTGATCTTCTTCAACTTCCGTGCCGACCGCGCCCGACAGCTCACTCGGATGCTCGGGGACATCCGCCCCGAGGACTGGGGGGCCGACACCTCGCCGCCCGAGATCCGGCTGGTGACGATGACCGAGTACGACGCGACCTTCGGCGTACCCGTCGCCTTCCCGCCGAACCAGCCAGAAGACGTGCTGGGGGAAGTGCTCTCGGAGAACGGCCGCACGCAGGTCCGCCTGGCCGAGTCCGAGAAGTACCCCCACGTCACCTACTTCCTCAACGGCGGCCGCGAAGTGGAGTTCGAGGGCGAGATGCGCCAGATCGTCGAGAGCCCGGACGTGCCGACCTACGACCGCCAGCCCGAGATGAGCGCCCCCGAGGTGACCGACACCGCGATCCAGTTCATCGAGGACGAGGACCCCGACGCGATGGTGCTCAACTACGCGAACCCGGACATGGTGGGCCACACCGGCGACTTCGACGCCGCCGTCGCGGCCGTCGAGGCCGTCGACGAGCAACTCGGTCGCCTCGTCGCCGCGATCAACGCCGCCGGCGGGCACGTCCTGCTCTGTGCCGACCACGGCAACGCAGACGATATGGGGACCGCCGAGGACCCCCACACCGCGCACACGACCAACCCCGTCCCGTTCATCTACCTCTCGCCCGACGGGACCGCCGACGGGAAGACTGCCCGCGAGGGCGGCACGCTGGCCGATCTGGCGCCGACGATGCTCGCGCTCATGGGTATCGAACAGCCCGCGGCGATGACCGGCGAGTCGCTCGTGGAGTGA
- a CDS encoding RNA 2'-phosphotransferase: MPDPIFVCETHGYHQGPACPVCDESGSEVLDASRRRRLSKFLSGALRHFPDDAGIDLDDAGWTPLADLVAAVEGKYDWATREHVEGVVATDPKGRFERDEAGGVQRIRAAYGHSVPVDLASAPTPVPETLYHGTAPRHVDPIMAEGLRPMSRQKVHLSETVEEAQAVGRRHAEDPVVLVVDAESMRADGHEIVKRGTATYTTDRVPPRYVSRRSL, from the coding sequence ATGCCGGACCCGATCTTCGTCTGCGAGACCCACGGCTACCACCAGGGGCCTGCCTGTCCGGTCTGTGACGAGTCCGGCAGCGAGGTCCTCGACGCGAGCCGTCGCCGCCGCCTCTCGAAGTTCCTCAGCGGTGCGTTACGCCACTTCCCTGACGACGCCGGTATCGACCTCGACGACGCCGGCTGGACGCCGCTCGCCGACCTGGTCGCTGCCGTCGAAGGAAAGTACGACTGGGCGACCCGCGAGCACGTCGAGGGCGTCGTCGCGACCGATCCGAAGGGTCGGTTCGAGCGCGACGAGGCCGGCGGCGTCCAGCGGATCAGGGCGGCCTACGGCCACTCGGTCCCGGTCGATCTGGCGTCGGCGCCGACGCCGGTGCCAGAGACGCTGTATCACGGGACCGCACCGCGACACGTCGACCCGATCATGGCGGAGGGACTGCGGCCGATGTCACGCCAGAAGGTCCACCTCTCGGAGACGGTCGAAGAGGCACAGGCTGTCGGGAGACGCCACGCCGAGGACCCCGTGGTGCTGGTCGTCGACGCCGAGTCGATGCGGGCCGACGGCCACGAGATCGTCAAACGCGGGACGGCGACCTACACCACCGACCGGGTACCGCCGCGCTACGTCTCTCGGCGGTCGCTGTAG